In Euphorbia lathyris chromosome 10, ddEupLath1.1, whole genome shotgun sequence, a single genomic region encodes these proteins:
- the LOC136208232 gene encoding dolichyl-diphosphooligosaccharide--protein glycosyltransferase subunit 4A has translation MFDDQDLGFFANFLGIFIFVLVIAYHYVMADPKYEGN, from the coding sequence ATGTTTGATGATCAAGATCTGGGATTCTTTGCCAATTTTCTTGGGATTTTTATATTTGTTCTGGTGATAGCTTACCATTATGTGATGGCTGACCCAAAATATGAAGGCAACTGA